From a single Nostoc edaphicum CCNP1411 genomic region:
- a CDS encoding glycosyltransferase, whose product MFQNNKHRIALISVDGDPAVEIGQEEAGGQNVYVRQVGYALAQQGWQVDMFTRRSSPDQAAIAQHSLNCRTIRLKAGPAEFIGRDNLFNHLPEFIEEFQRFQQRQGFHYSLIHTNYWLSSWVGMELKKQQPLIQVHTYHSLGAVKYRSIGDVPVIAAQRLAIEKACLETVDCVVATSPQEQKHMRILVSSKGNIEMIPCGTDTDKFGEILRSAAREKLGIAPDAKMVLYVGRFDRRKGIETLVRAIGKSSLRGEANLQLVIGGGSRPGQSDGIERDRIASIVTELGLEDCTTFTGRLDETVLPFYYAAADVCVVPSHYEPFGLVAIEAMASKTPVVASNVGGLQFTVVPEVTGLLAPAKDEVAFAAAIDRILINPAWRDQLGEAARQRTEIAFSWYSVAFRLTQLYSRLLAPTAPNNRPRIAA is encoded by the coding sequence ATGTTCCAGAATAATAAACATCGCATTGCTCTAATTTCTGTCGATGGTGACCCGGCTGTTGAAATCGGTCAAGAAGAAGCTGGGGGTCAAAATGTCTATGTGCGCCAAGTAGGTTATGCCCTAGCACAGCAAGGTTGGCAAGTGGATATGTTCACTCGTCGGAGTAGTCCTGACCAAGCTGCGATCGCTCAACATAGTCTGAATTGTCGTACTATTCGGTTAAAAGCTGGCCCAGCTGAGTTTATTGGGCGAGATAACTTGTTTAACCATTTACCTGAATTTATCGAAGAATTCCAGCGATTTCAGCAACGCCAAGGGTTCCATTACTCCCTAATTCATACCAATTACTGGTTGTCTTCTTGGGTTGGCATGGAATTGAAAAAGCAACAACCGCTGATTCAGGTGCATACTTACCACTCTTTAGGAGCGGTTAAATACAGAAGTATTGGTGATGTTCCCGTAATTGCAGCCCAGCGACTAGCTATAGAAAAAGCCTGTCTAGAAACTGTAGACTGCGTGGTTGCGACCAGTCCACAAGAACAGAAACACATGCGGATACTCGTTTCCAGCAAAGGGAACATTGAAATGATTCCCTGTGGTACTGATACTGATAAATTTGGGGAAATTCTGCGGTCTGCTGCAAGGGAAAAGTTGGGAATTGCACCAGATGCCAAGATGGTTCTCTATGTTGGTCGGTTTGACCGACGCAAAGGTATTGAAACTTTAGTACGAGCCATTGGCAAGTCGAGTTTAAGGGGTGAGGCTAACCTCCAACTAGTGATTGGGGGTGGTAGTCGTCCAGGTCAGAGTGATGGAATTGAACGCGATCGCATCGCCAGCATTGTCACTGAACTCGGATTAGAAGATTGTACAACCTTTACCGGTCGCCTAGATGAAACCGTCCTCCCCTTCTACTACGCTGCTGCTGATGTCTGCGTAGTGCCCAGTCACTATGAACCTTTTGGTTTAGTTGCCATTGAGGCGATGGCGAGTAAAACTCCAGTCGTAGCTAGTAATGTCGGTGGGTTGCAGTTTACTGTAGTACCAGAGGTCACAGGTTTACTAGCGCCCGCCAAAGATGAAGTGGCTTTTGCTGCTGCCATAGACCGCATTCTGATCAACCCAGCTTGGCGAGACCAGTTAGGTGAAGCAGCAAGGCAACGGACAGAAATTGCTTTTAGTTGGTATAGTGTGGCATTCCGACTGACTCAGCTATACAGTCGTTTGCTGGCTCCAACTGCACCCAATAACCGACCCCGGATTGCAGCTTAA